TCTATTTCATTCCAAAAAATCACTTGAATTGACAGCATTTTGCTCAAATACATAACAGACTTACAGCAATAAACCTATTGTTACATACAATTCTTTATCACTAATATCCTGATTCAAAACAAGATAATATACACTTGATTTGAGCTTCTTCTTTCTATAACATTTAACTACTTTTCACTGTAAGTTGTACTGATTTTATAGTTACTTTTGAGGAAAATTTAAAAATTAAATTCGCAATGAAAAACAAAAAGTTACTACTTGCTTTATTACCATTTTTATTAACAGCATGTGATGCCAATGAACTTCATGATATTAATGAAGAGCTTATAACTAATAACGAATCACATAAAAATATAAGCAAATCTGAGGTTCAATTATTTTTAGACATGAATTCTGGTTCTTTAAATAAAAAAGTGCATCTAGAGGAAAATAGCTTTCAAAAATCAAATCTTGATTTTTTGTGTGCCAATTCTTTAACTATTGTTTCAGATAAAGAAAGGAAAGTACTATCATACAATTTAGTACATAAAAATGATAACAGCTGTAATCCTTTAGATCTAGTAAACTCTGACTTTGATTTAATTAGAAATCCTCACATTTGGCAAATCCCTCTTAATGTTGAAGCTCCTTACTATTTATATAATATATCTGCCGACTCTAATCATGTAGGTAGTGTTGGTTATATATTAGAAAATGCTCTTAGAGGATTAAGGAATCAGGGAGTTCCTCCTGTTTTAGCACCAGGGACTAAAACTGAGTGGATAGAAACTAGTAATTTTGAAATATATTTTGATAATTTTTTCCACCATGATAGATTTCTTACTTCAGATTTAGAAATAATGAGAGATAGAATAGCTTGTTTAATTTTAGAGACTTATTTTAATAGTTATAACACCGTTAATTCTAATGGTATTTTACAAACTATAGGTAGAATTAAAGTAAGGCCAGATGCAACTTTTTGTGGTGGTAAAGCTATTTTCACAACAGTTTCAATTGGTTACATAAAATATTCGCAAGATAATGATGAAGTTTTATTTTAAGAATTGAAAATCATTATCAGTTTTATAAAAAAGAAGAGGTGCAAAATAGCACCTCTTCTTTTTTAATTGTAAAATATTACAAACACTTATTAAAATTTGTTTCTGCACTCGACATAAGTTGAGCGCTAGCTTCATGTTATGCGGTTACCTTAAACAAAACTAATTTCTGAACTCCTTTTTTCTAGTTTCTTTACTATTTAAAGTTACTTTTTTATTTTCTCTAATGAATTCTCTTAACTCTTTCTTTTTTTCTTTTGATACTGACTTGTTAAATTTTATAGAGTCGTTATCTATAAATAAAAAATCACCTAGAGAACTCTGTTCCAATAAATTTTGATAATCAGTTTTATTTCTATCTTTCAAAGATAATTCAGTTTCAACACTTATTTCTAAATCTATAAATACTGGGTGATTCCATACTAAGATCTCTTGAAACATTACGGATAATCTTTTATCATCTATTTTCTCATTAACTTTTTGAAAATAGATTAACTTGTAATTTTCAGTATCTACAAATCTTATCATTTCATTCAAAAGATTTATTACATTGTTTTTCATTTTAATATTTATCTTTTGTTAATCTCTTCTCTGACAAGAAAATACTTTCTATACTTTACTTTAAAATATTAATCATCTGATTTAATCAACCCTTTTATAAACTCAGTAAAAGAGCTAGCTAAATCTAAACGATTTCCGTCTGGGAAAAAAGCATAAATAGATCCATTATCTCCTTTTTTTGTAAGAGACATACATAATTTGCCTCCTCTTATAGCGCCTATATATATCTGTTTTAGGTAAGATATTTTCTTTAGCAACTAAAGCATTTTCCATATTATCATCTTCGAACTTTATTGGGAGAAAATACGAAAACTTTATATCATCATCTAAATACCATTCATAAAATTCTAATGTACCACCCCCATTGTATTTAAGCATATGATTTCTATAGTCATCAGGTAGTTTTAAACCATTAAGTTTTATTTCAAAATTATTTAATTCTTCTTCTGTAATTAACTCATTTTCTATTTCAAATTCTATCATATTATTTTTATTTTACTAATGTTAATAATTTCTCTAATTGGAAGAAACTTCCAAGATGCTGAAATGTCTGATCATGAACAACGGAATGAACTAATTCAAGTGAACTTTTGACATCAGTATCTAAGTCATCAAGGTGATGCCATGTTAGTTTTAATTTGGGTTTTATGTTTGCTCCTAGAGCAACTTCAATACCCATGGGGAGATCGATTAAGCATAAAATAGAGTAGTATAACTGCATTGCTTTTTCTTTTCTACAATAGTTAATACTATCCACTAAAACATTAAAATAAGACTGTCTTGTGAAAACACCAATCCAGTATACAATTGTAAAGCTCACAAAGTACACTCCTGATGTATTATGAAATTTATAACTTCTACTTACAGCAATACTAAAATATAAAAAACCACAACACTTATTAAAAATGTTGTGGTAATATGTTTTTTAAAACACTGATTTTATTATTTTAACTTATTTTTCATTCGACAGGAGTCGAGCGCTAGCTGGGTTACATAGCTGTTAAAATTTAATTTTTCAATAATTCATACTCTTCATTTTCCATAAAAGATTTAAACTTCATTAAGTATATATAAATTTCATCATTGGAAAAGCTGATCTCCTTACTATTAGGTATATTTTCCAAAACACTACTGAAATCATAATTTTTATCAATAGAGTTAATCACGGAATAAAGATACTGTCTATCAACAATATTATATTCTTTCATGTTTTCCACTAAGATTGTGTCAAAATTTACATTGTCAATTGATTTGACATTATATAATAACCATAATGGTATTATTAAAACATTTTTATTATCCATATTAATTATACTTTTATTAAACAACTATTTTTTCTATCAAATTTGTATCAATACTAGAATTAACCTTCGCTGGCGCGGAAATACTTTCCGTGCTTTACTTTAAAAAATTATAGCTTGGAAATTTCCAAGCTATAATTTTATCTATTATTATTTTAAACGAACTAAAGTCAACTAAACCAATAACCAGTTTGGTAAA
This genomic stretch from Tenacibaculum jejuense harbors:
- a CDS encoding SMI1/KNR4 family protein; translation: MIEFEIENELITEEELNNFEIKLNGLKLPDDYRNHMLKYNGGGTLEFYEWYLDDDIKFSYFLPIKFEDDNMENALVAKENILPKTDIYRRYKRRQIMYVSYKKRR
- a CDS encoding HNH endonuclease produces the protein MSFTIVYWIGVFTRQSYFNVLVDSINYCRKEKAMQLYYSILCLIDLPMGIEVALGANIKPKLKLTWHHLDDLDTDVKSSLELVHSVVHDQTFQHLGSFFQLEKLLTLVK